Part of the Yersinia hibernica genome, ATGGCCGCTGCTGGTGATAACCGCCACAACAGGCAGTGCCGCTTATGGGATGTTTAGGCGGAAAATTGCCTAAGGGTATGAATGGGAATTGGGGAGGCCGTGCGCTAGAACTGGCAAAGAATATCAGCCTAAGCTGAGTTCGATTAAGTGGCGAGACCAAAAAGTTGACCGACGCCCGCAGCTGACATCGGTCAATGAGCATTTCGAGCAGCGTACGGCGGGCAAATTTGCCGCGTCGCAGCCCTTAATCAACCCGCTTAGCGGCGGTTACCGAAAATCCGCAGTAGCATCAGGAACAGGTTGATAAAATCGAGATACAGAGTCAACGCACCGACGATGGAGTATTTGCGGAAGCTATCTTTATCATTAGCATCCAACTGTGAACCCATGTTTTTCAGTTTCTGAGTATCGTAGGCTGTCAGGCCAACAAACACCAACACCCCAATGTAGGTCACCGCCCACATCAGTGCCGTGCTTTTCAGCCAGATGTTAACAATTGAAGCCAGCACGATACCAATCAGGCCCATAAACAGCATGCTGCCCATGCCACTCAAATCACGTTTGGTGGTGTAACCGTAGAAGCTCATGGCACCAAACATCCCGGCAGCAATCAAGAATGTGCTGGCGATAGAAGAGCTGGTGTACATGATGAAAATGCTGGATATCGTTAAGCCGGTTAATGCTGAGTAGAGCATAAACAGCGACGTCGCCATTGAACCACTTAAGCGGTTAACCATGCCAGAAATAACAAATACTAGCCCTAATTGGACAATAATCAGTCCAAAAAAAGTAATCTGGCTGGAGAAGATAAAGTTAAGTATCGCAGGGGTGTTTGCGGCATACCAAGCAACAACCGCCGTTAATAACAGACCACAGGTCATCCAGCCGTATACCTGCGCCATATATGCCTGAATGCCCGTGTTGGCACGTTCGACAATTGAACCATTAGAGCGTGGATAGCGATCCATGGTAGTTACCTTATGCATATAAATAATGATACAGGCCATCAACTGACAGCCCACCGACTCTTTAAGGGTATCACAGAAATACGGTAAACAAGGGAGTTAAAATAGCTATTTAGGGCCAATCTTTACACGGGTTTACGTACAGTTTACCAACGCTTGGCAGCACGATGATCACTGTCGCGTGATTCGACCCAACGTTCGCCGTCAGCGGTCACTTCGCGTTTCCAGAATGGGGCCCGTGTTTTCAAATAGTCCATAATAAACTCAGCGGACTCAAATGCCATACTGCGATGAGCGCTGGTCACGCCGACAAAGACGATTTCATCGCCGGGGAAGAGCGGCCCCACCCGATGAATGACGGACACGCGCTGTAAGGGCCAGCGGCGGCGCGCGGCGGCAATAATTTCATCTAGCGCTTTTTCTGTCATTCCCGGGTAATGCTCCAGTGTCAAAGCACTGACATTGGCCCCCAGGTTGTGGTTGCGGACTTTGCCGGTAAAGGTCACCACCGCACCATCTTCATCACATTGTGATAACCAGGTGTATTCTTCACCGACATTGAATGGCTCCGGCCCGACACGAATGCGAGTGTTGTCCATCATTAACCTCCCGTCACTGGCGGGAAGAAAGCCACCTCATCACCCGCAACCAAAGGATGCTGAGCATTGACCAGCGATTGATTGACCGCCGTGAGCAATTTGCCCTCCTCAAGAGCTAACTGCCAGCGCTCACCCCGCTGACACAAGGCTTGGCGTAGCGCTTCAACCGTTGGAAACTCCGCGGCCACTTGCAAGCGGTCAGTCCCTACCAGCTCACGCACTTGAGCAAAAAACAGAATTTGAATCATGAGGTTACCTTAAAATCACCGGATTTCCCGCCGCTTTTTGCCAACAAGCGCACCGGGCCAATTATCATGTCTTTTTGCACCGCTTTGCACATGTCGTAAATGGTCAACGCAGCCACCGATGCCGCGGTGAGAGCCTCCATTTCTACCCCGGTTTTACCGGTCAAGCGGCAGCAGGATTCAATACGGACTCTGTTATGTTCTGGCTGTGCTTGCAGCTGGACTTCCACTTTGGTTAGCAGCAATGGGTGGCATAGCGGGATCAATTCCCACGTTTTTTTAGCCGCCTGAATGCCAGCAATCCGCGCGGTAGCAAACACATCGCCTTTATGATGGCTCCCATCGATAATCATCGCCAATGTTGCAGCCTGCATTTCAACAAAAGCTTCCGCACGGGCTTCACGTACGGTTTCAGCTTTGGCGGAGACATCCACCATATGGGCTTCACCAGCGGCATTAATGTGAGTCAGTTGGGTCATATATTACCTTTGGTCTTGATATTGCAGCCGATCAGCCACCAATAAACGATAAATTCTGCGTAATGCCGCTGTTACCTTGATGCAAGAAATGCGTTTGCTTCTTGGTTTGCAAGGCACTTTGAATCCGCGCCATTAATTCATACTGCTGATCATCACTGCCTAGCAGGTCACGCAGCGTAATACCCTGCTCGCCAAATAAGCATAAATGCAGATTTCCCAGTGCAGAAACACGCAGGCGGTTACAGCTGGCACAGAAGTCTTTTTCATACGGCATAATCAGGCCAATCTCCCCTAAGTAGTCCGGGTGAGAGAACACCTGAGCCGGGCCATCACTGCGTGCGCGCTGTTGCTGCAGCCAACCTTGCTGAAGTAATTGTTCACGAATGACACCACCAGGAACATGGTGTTTGCGAAACAAATTGCCGCCTTCACCGGTTTCCATAAGTTCAATAAACCGCAGTTGGATGGGGCGAGATTTTATCCAGTGCAGGAATGCATTGAGATTGCGGTCATTCACATCCCGCATCAGTACCGCATTGATTTTGACTTTCTCAAAGCCCGCATCAAAAGCGGCATCAATGCCTTGCATTACTTGATGAAATTTATCTTGCCCGGTGATGGCATGAAACTGCCGGGGATCAAGGCTATCAACACTGACATTAATCGCCGTCAGCCCGGCATCACGCCACTGAGCAGCATCACGGGCCAAACGGTAACCATTAGTGGTTACCGCCAAAGTGCGGATCGCTGGGTTTTGCCGGATAGTGGCGATGATATCGGTAAAATCGCGGCGCATAGAGGGCTCGCCACCGGTTAAACGGATCTTTTCAGTCCCTAACATAGCAAAAGCACGGCTAATGCGGCTTATTTCGCTAAGGCTCAGAAAACTTTTTGCCCCATCCGGGCGATAACCATCAGGCAAGCAATATGTGCAGCGAAAATTGCACACATCGGTAATCGATAGGCGCAAGTAATAGAACTTGCGCGCAAATGCGTCTGTAAGCTGTACCATAACACCTTTCCAAATACGGGAGATGCAGGCATTTCTACCTCGCACCCTGGTGGCTTAAAGCCACGGCCAGAGCATCATATTGTTCATAAATGCAACAACTTAGACACTAAGGCTAGGAGTTTGTGCTCAGGTTACTGTTGTTGACAGCTAACTGAGCCATGGTTAAAAAAGCGAGATTTATATCAGCGACTCATCACTAAAAACCTTACTTTCCCGACAGATTCTAACGCTAAAATGACAAGATAGCCAATGGCAGTTTTTCGCTATATATTTTTATATACAACGACTTACACAATAAAACTTACAGTTATTGAGATTATTTTATTCCACGGCTAATACTTTGTTTAAAATCACGAAAATCATGCCTTTTATCGCGTTTTGACGACAAATCCGTTAACTTATGCGGCAATTCACTATGAGGCAGCACCCAATAGCTTTCAATGGCAGACTCAAGTCAGTGATGTGGTTAAGCAAGGGCGATCAATATCATACCTACATTTTGAAAGATGGCGGGTATAGGCTGTTAGAGTCAAGCAACAATATATAGGCAGGAGAAATATGCGAAATCGCACATTAGCGGACCTTGACCGGGTGGTTGCATTAGGTGGTGGCCATGGTTTGGGGCGGGTGATGTCATCCCTTTCCTCTTTAGGCTCACGTCTGACCGGCATAGTGACCACCACTGATAATGGCGGTTCGACTGGCCGTATACGTCGTTCCGAAGGGGGGATTGCGTGGGGAGATACCCGTAACTGCCTGAATCAATTGATAACAGAGCCTAGTGTGGCATCGGCAATGTTCGAATACCGTTTTACCGGTAATGGTGAGCTGGCGGGCCATAATTTGGGCAATTTAATGCTTAAAGCGCTCGATCATCTCAGCATCCGACCAATTGAAGCCATTAATCTGGTGCGTAGCTTGCTGAAGGTAGATGCCTGGTTGATTCCCATGTCAGAACAGCCGGTCGACTTGCTGGCCATCGACAGTGAAGGGCACCCGGTTTACGGTGAAGTGAATATTGACCAACTGGCTCATATGCCACAGGAAATGCTGCTTTCGCCCCATGTCCACGCCACCAAGGAAGCTATCGAAGCTATCAGTCAGGCGGATGTTATTTTAATCGGCCCTGGCAGTTTTTTGACGAGTTTGATGCCACTGCTACTGCTGGATGATTTAACTCAAGCTTTACGGCGTAGCTCTGCCAGCATGATTTATATTGGTAATCTGGGGCGCGAGCTTAGCGCCGCTGCCGCTGAACTCTCATTGCACGAAAAACTGGCAATCATGGAAAGCAAAATTGGCCGCAAGATTATTGATGCTGCAATTGTAAGCCCGCGTATTGATATCAGTGGCGTTACAGACAGGATTATTGTCCAGCAGCCTTTGGAAGCGAAAGATATCCCCTACCGCCATGACCGTGAGTTACTGCGCCTGGCACTGGAAACGACCTTGCAACAATTGGGTGGCGCCAGCTCTGTGTCATAACTTGCCAGAATTACTTCCTGAACTGTTCTTGCAAAGCCGCATTGCCAATCATGTGGATATAAAGTTCTTCCACTTTAGCGCGCGCCCACGGGGTGCGGCGTAAAAACTTCAAGCTGGATTTAATGCTCGGATCACTGGTAAAGCAGTTGATCCGAATACGATAGGCCAGCTCTTCCCAACCATAATGCTCTACCAGCTTGGTCAACAGTTGCTCAAGGGTGACGCCGTGTAACGGATCTTTTGATACATGCTCGCTCATCATTTGGCCTTATTATTATCTCATCAATCTCATTTTAGCGGCACACCCTACGAGGAATCACGGTATGCCGCAAGAGATTAAGATATGGCAATGAATTGCTGGCGCAACTGATGCACCTGATCACGCAATTCTGCCGCTTGTTCGAACTCAAGATTTTGCGCGTGGGTGTACATCTTCGCCTCCAACTCACGGATTTTCTGATCAAGCGCTTTCGGTGGCAAAGATTGGTAATCATGGGTGTCGGCCACTTTGCCGCCCCGCCCTTTCCCTTTACCTCGGCTAGAGGGTTGGCCTAATTGCAGAATATCGCCAATCTTCTTGTTAAGCCCCTGTGGGATAATGCCGCGTTCTTGGTTGTAGGCTTGCTGCTTGGCCCGGCGTCGCTCAGTTTCACCGATGGCTTTTTCCATTGAGGCGGTAATTCTGTCGCCATAAAGAATCGCTTTGCCATTGAGGTTACGTGCCGCGCGGCCAATCGTCTGGATTAAGGAGCGCTCAGAACGCAGGAAACCTTCTTTATCAGCATCAAGGATAGCGACCAGAGAAACCTCTGGCATATCAAGCCCTTCTCGCAGTAAGTTGATCCCCACCAGCACATCAAACTCGCCCAAGCGCAAGTCACGGATAATCTCGACCCGCTCCACTGTATCAATATCTGAATGCAGATAACGCACCCGCGCGCCATGCTCTTCCAGATATTCGGTTAAATCTTCTGCCATCCGTTTGGTTAGCGTGGTCACCAATACCCGCTCGTTAATGGCGGCTCGAATACGAATTTCTGACAGTAAATCATCCACTTGAGTAGCAACAGGACGCACTTCAATCAATGGGTCGAGCAAGCCCGTTGGCCGCACCACTTGGTCAATAACCTCACCACCGGATTTTTCCAGTTCATACTTGCCCGGAGTGGCTGAAACATAAATGGTTTGTGGTGCCAACGCCTCAAATTCTTCAAAGCGCATGGGGCGGTTATCCAGTGCCGATGGCAGCCGAAAGCCATATTCTACCAAGGTTTCTTTGCGCGAACGGTCACCTTTGTACATGCCGCCAATTTGCGGGATGGTGACGTGGGATTCATCGACAATCAGCAAGCCGTCTGCTGGCAGGTAATCAAACAGTGTTGGCGGTGCTTCTCCCGGCCCACGGCCTGAAAGATAGCGGGAATAGTTTTCAATACCGGAGCAATAACCCAGCTCATTCATCATTTCGAGGTCAAACTGAGTGCGTTGCGTAATACGCTGTTCTTCAATCAATTTATTGTTGGCTAACAGCACCTTACGCCGCTCGGCCAATTCAACTTTGATGTCCTCCATGGCCTGTAAAATACGCTCCCTGGGGGTGACGTAGTGGGTTTTAGGATAGACCGTAAAACGCGGAACCTCATGCTGTAGCTGGCCGGTTAGGGGATCAAATATCGAGAGCCGCTCAACTTCCTCATCAAACAGCTCAACCCGCAGCGCCCATTCGTCAGATTCCGCCGGGAAGATGTCAATCACCTCACCACGTACGCGGAAAGTGCCGCGTTGGAACACCTGATCATTGCGGCTATATTGCAATTCTGACAAGCGCCGCAAAATGGAACGCTGATCAATTATCATGCCCTTGGTCAA contains:
- the moaC gene encoding cyclic pyranopterin monophosphate synthase MoaC, whose translation is MTQLTHINAAGEAHMVDVSAKAETVREARAEAFVEMQAATLAMIIDGSHHKGDVFATARIAGIQAAKKTWELIPLCHPLLLTKVEVQLQAQPEHNRVRIESCCRLTGKTGVEMEALTAASVAALTIYDMCKAVQKDMIIGPVRLLAKSGGKSGDFKVTS
- the moaE gene encoding molybdopterin synthase catalytic subunit MoaE, which translates into the protein MDNTRIRVGPEPFNVGEEYTWLSQCDEDGAVVTFTGKVRNHNLGANVSALTLEHYPGMTEKALDEIIAAARRRWPLQRVSVIHRVGPLFPGDEIVFVGVTSAHRSMAFESAEFIMDYLKTRAPFWKREVTADGERWVESRDSDHRAAKRW
- the moaD gene encoding molybdopterin synthase sulfur carrier subunit; translation: MIQILFFAQVRELVGTDRLQVAAEFPTVEALRQALCQRGERWQLALEEGKLLTAVNQSLVNAQHPLVAGDEVAFFPPVTGG
- a CDS encoding Bax inhibitor-1/YccA family protein — translated: MDRYPRSNGSIVERANTGIQAYMAQVYGWMTCGLLLTAVVAWYAANTPAILNFIFSSQITFFGLIIVQLGLVFVISGMVNRLSGSMATSLFMLYSALTGLTISSIFIMYTSSSIASTFLIAAGMFGAMSFYGYTTKRDLSGMGSMLFMGLIGIVLASIVNIWLKSTALMWAVTYIGVLVFVGLTAYDTQKLKNMGSQLDANDKDSFRKYSIVGALTLYLDFINLFLMLLRIFGNRR
- the uvrB gene encoding excinuclease ABC subunit UvrB; its protein translation is MSKLFKLHSEFKPAGDQPEAIRKLEEGLENGLAHQTLLGVTGSGKTFTVANVIADLNRPTMVLAPNKTLAAQLYGEMKEFFPENAVEYFVSYYDYYQPEAYVPSSDTFIEKDASVNEHIEQMRLSATKALLERRDVVVVASVSAIYGLGDPDLYLKMMLHLTKGMIIDQRSILRRLSELQYSRNDQVFQRGTFRVRGEVIDIFPAESDEWALRVELFDEEVERLSIFDPLTGQLQHEVPRFTVYPKTHYVTPRERILQAMEDIKVELAERRKVLLANNKLIEEQRITQRTQFDLEMMNELGYCSGIENYSRYLSGRGPGEAPPTLFDYLPADGLLIVDESHVTIPQIGGMYKGDRSRKETLVEYGFRLPSALDNRPMRFEEFEALAPQTIYVSATPGKYELEKSGGEVIDQVVRPTGLLDPLIEVRPVATQVDDLLSEIRIRAAINERVLVTTLTKRMAEDLTEYLEEHGARVRYLHSDIDTVERVEIIRDLRLGEFDVLVGINLLREGLDMPEVSLVAILDADKEGFLRSERSLIQTIGRAARNLNGKAILYGDRITASMEKAIGETERRRAKQQAYNQERGIIPQGLNKKIGDILQLGQPSSRGKGKGRGGKVADTHDYQSLPPKALDQKIRELEAKMYTHAQNLEFEQAAELRDQVHQLRQQFIAIS
- the yvcK gene encoding uridine diphosphate-N-acetylglucosamine-binding protein YvcK, whose product is MRNRTLADLDRVVALGGGHGLGRVMSSLSSLGSRLTGIVTTTDNGGSTGRIRRSEGGIAWGDTRNCLNQLITEPSVASAMFEYRFTGNGELAGHNLGNLMLKALDHLSIRPIEAINLVRSLLKVDAWLIPMSEQPVDLLAIDSEGHPVYGEVNIDQLAHMPQEMLLSPHVHATKEAIEAISQADVILIGPGSFLTSLMPLLLLDDLTQALRRSSASMIYIGNLGRELSAAAAELSLHEKLAIMESKIGRKIIDAAIVSPRIDISGVTDRIIVQQPLEAKDIPYRHDRELLRLALETTLQQLGGASSVS
- a CDS encoding VF530 family DNA-binding protein, yielding MSEHVSKDPLHGVTLEQLLTKLVEHYGWEELAYRIRINCFTSDPSIKSSLKFLRRTPWARAKVEELYIHMIGNAALQEQFRK
- the moaA gene encoding GTP 3',8-cyclase MoaA, whose product is MVQLTDAFARKFYYLRLSITDVCNFRCTYCLPDGYRPDGAKSFLSLSEISRISRAFAMLGTEKIRLTGGEPSMRRDFTDIIATIRQNPAIRTLAVTTNGYRLARDAAQWRDAGLTAINVSVDSLDPRQFHAITGQDKFHQVMQGIDAAFDAGFEKVKINAVLMRDVNDRNLNAFLHWIKSRPIQLRFIELMETGEGGNLFRKHHVPGGVIREQLLQQGWLQQQRARSDGPAQVFSHPDYLGEIGLIMPYEKDFCASCNRLRVSALGNLHLCLFGEQGITLRDLLGSDDQQYELMARIQSALQTKKQTHFLHQGNSGITQNLSFIGG